The sequence AGCTTGAGCTTGCCGAACTGGGCCACGGCGGCCATGCGGCCGATGGTGGCGAGCGAGCCGTCGTCGCGATAGCGGAAAGGGGCCTTGCCGGTCTCGCCGCGGAGCAGGGCGCGAATGCGGGTGGCGGCGTGGCGTCCCATCTGCTTGGCGGCCGGCGCGACGCCCGGCACCGGCTTGCCGTCGGCCTGCACCAGGCTGGCGAGGTCGCCGACCACGAAGACTTCCGGATGAGCCGGCAAACTGAGGTCCGGTTCCACGCGGACGCGACCGGCGCGATCCAGTCCGGCATCGAGGGTGCGGCCCAGCGACGAGGCGGAGACGCCTGCGGCCCACAACACCGTGCGCGCCTGCATGGGTTCCTCGCCGAGCAGGACACCGCCGCCATCAATGGCCGTCACCGCCGTGCCGGTACGTACCTGCACGCCGAGTTTTTCCAGTTGCCTTCGTGCCTTCGCCGAAAGAGCGTCGGCGAAGGCGGGGAGCAGGCGCGGGCCAGCTTCGACCAGCACGACATTGGCTCGTCGCGGATCGGCGCGACGGAACTCGCGGGGCAGCGTGTGACGCGCAATTTCGGCCAGCGTGCCGGCCAGTTCCACGCCGGTGGCGCCGCCGCCGACCACGACGAAGTTGAGCCAGGCTTGCCGTTTGGCAGGATCGTCTTCGCGTTCGGCGCGCTCGAAGGCGGTCAGCACGCGGCGGCGAATCGTGAAGGCGTCATCGAGGGTCTTGAGGCCGGGCGCATCGGCGGCCCAGTCATCGTGGCCGAAATAGGCGTGCGTGGCGCCGGTGGCGACGACCAGGTAGTCGTAATCGATGGGCCCTTGCCGCAATTGCACGCGTCGATGCGCCAGGTCGATATCCATGGCCTCGTCCATCAGCACCGTGGCATTGGCCTGCTTGCGCAGGATCTGGCGTAGCGGCGCGGCGATGGACGGTGCGGACAAACCCGCCGTGGCCACCTGGTAAAGCAACGGCTGGAACAGGTGATGATTGCGACGAT comes from Dyella terrae and encodes:
- a CDS encoding NAD(P)/FAD-dependent oxidoreductase, whose product is MSDTDNRPHIVILGGGFGGLAAARELDDPSMRVTLIDRRNHHLFQPLLYQVATAGLSAPSIAAPLRQILRKQANATVLMDEAMDIDLAHRRVQLRQGPIDYDYLVVATGATHAYFGHDDWAADAPGLKTLDDAFTIRRRVLTAFERAEREDDPAKRQAWLNFVVVGGGATGVELAGTLAEIARHTLPREFRRADPRRANVVLVEAGPRLLPAFADALSAKARRQLEKLGVQVRTGTAVTAIDGGGVLLGEEPMQARTVLWAAGVSASSLGRTLDAGLDRAGRVRVEPDLSLPAHPEVFVVGDLASLVQADGKPVPGVAPAAKQMGRHAATRIRALLRGETGKAPFRYRDDGSLATIGRMAAVAQFGKLKLSGVLAWWVWLIAHVYFLIGFRNRLVVLLDWAWAYWTYQRHARIVTGEDVKIGNPTLPEDASG